GAAAATGGTGATGTACGTCAGGGATTTATATACAAAACTGTTCCACATATAACCTTAAAGAGTTTAGCGAATGACGAACCAACTGCAAATGAAACTCTCTACGATCAACCGGAAATTGACAAAAAACTACTTAGAGTAAGTGGCCCTTTTACAGTTGAAACACTACAAAACTTTGAACCAATAAGCCCGGAAGAATTAGATGATGAGGTAAGAGTTAACGAAGAGGAAGGAGCATTCGAAGATGTAATTAAACAGCATTTAGTAAGTGCCGGCATCAAGAATGGTCGAAAAGATGAGATGGTCGTTTTTCGAAGTGTAGAATTGTTAGCAAGCGAGTCACTCAATGCGGAAGGTTTCTACATCACGGAAAGTGGTGAACAAAAGGCTTATTTCCATATCGGCCCAAAATTTGGAACCGTTAGTAAGAAGTTGGTTAACGAAGCTATAAAAGACTGCCGCTCGCGTGGTGATGCGCAATGGCTGGTGATTTTAGGTTTTAGTTTCGAAAGTGACATTGAAGGAGGTTCCCAAACTATGAGCATGGGAACCTTCCAGGTAGACAGGGTGCGTATACACGATGACTTGTTACAAGAAGGACTTAAAAAGAAACCGGCTAAATCAGCGGCAAGCTTCGTAACAATCGGCGAGCCCGATATTGATTTAAACCGAAACGGAAATGAAGCAACCATTGAAATCAAAGGCTTAGATATATATGATCCAATCAAAGATGAAGTAAAACCACGTAACATTCATGATATCGCATATTGGATGGTGGATGAAGATTACGACGGCAGCAATTTTGTAGTGAAACAAGTATTTTTTTGTGGCGGAGATAAAGACGAATTCAATAAATGGAAAAAGGGTCTTGATAACTTAGCAAAGGAAAGCACTAAAAAGAAGGTCGAAAAAACACTTAAAATTGAAATAGATGATGAAGCCTTTGATCGATTATATGGTCATATTTCTCATCCTATTGAAATAAAGAGGAAGGGTCAGAAAGTTGCTGTGAGGATAATTAGCCAGTTTGGTGAGGAATGTACGAAGGTTTTGCTTACTTAGTATTCCTAATACCATTGATATCAGTGGTATATTTGGGGTTTATTTTACTGGTATAAAGTATCAAATGATAATTTAACAATTATGATGTATGGAAGATCCAATTAAAGAAAAACTTAAGGGGCTTATTGATAAAAGAAAGGAAAACCTTACCGCTATTCGTGAATTTGAAGGTCTGTTTTATGATGTGACAAGAGTGAAATTGAAGCGTATCGTACAGGATATTAATCACGAGATTGAAAAATCTACTGATGATAGCCTTAGAATATTATACGATGATCCCTATGAAAACAGAAGAAACTCTTACTACGCACTGATCCAAATGTTTGTCGGGACGAATAAGTTTGAATTTTTTATCGATGGCACTAAAAATAATCCTTCAATTAAATTTGAAGGCCAAGAATTCAATGCAACAGTACAGGTATCATTCAAATTACAAAACGAAGAAAGATTTAAAGATTTTAAGAATTACAGAATCCGGGAATTAACAGATACTGAAATCACAAACATCTTAATAAATTTTATAGAAAAAGTTTATTCTAAATAATATGGCACGACCGCCAAAATTTAAAATTTTAGCAATAGATGGAGGTGGGATAAGAGGTGTTGTTCCCCTACAGGTAATTAGGTACATTGAGTCAGTTACCAAAAAGGAAATTCATCAATCTTTTGATTTGATTGCGGGTACATCAACTGGCGGCATATTATCGAGTGCACTTACCATTCAGGATAAAAATTCCGTTGAAGCAGATACTAGAAAATATACGTTAGATAAATTAGAAAGTATTTATAAAGATAGGGGTAAGGAAATTTTCCCCGCTCCCTCAAAATTTGTCAAATGGTATACCTTTTGTAAGAGTTGGATTCAACCACAATTCGATCCAAAAGGCTTAAATGAAGTACTAAAAGAATACTTTGGAGAGGAAAGAATTAGCAATTGCTTAAAACCGATATTTATAGCCTCCTATGATATTCATAGAAACAAACCTGTTTTCTTTACATATCGAGAAGCAAGTCTTTTTGCGGATAGAAATCCTACACTCGTTGAAATAGCTAGAGCCACCTCTGCCGCTCCCACTTACTTTCCAACTTACGATTTCCATTACGCCTCAGAAAGATTAATTTGTATTGATGGAGGTATTTACATGAATAATCCTTCGCTAGGGGTGCTAGTTGAAGTGCTTGGAAACGCGGACTATAAGCACTACAAATTAAATAATAAAGTGTTGCAAATGAAGGACATTGCTTTACTTTCATTAGGCACGGGACATACCAATTCGTTAGTTGACGGTATCAGGGCAAATGGATGGGGTAAATTTAGATGGATAAAACCAGTGATTGATTTAAGTACAAATGGGCCCGTCAAAGTTATTGATAATCAAATAGAAACAATTTTCAAATCCTTCAGTCTAGATAGTAATTATTTGAGAGTAGATATTTATATAAAAAACAGGTATTCCGAAATGTCTGATGTGAGGGATTCTACTATTGACTATTTAATTAAAGAGGCTCAATCTCAAATCTTGAACAATGATACAATGAGGTCAAAAATAGATATTTTTTTGAGAGAAGCTGGGTTAATAGACTAGCAGAAAAGGTAGTTAGCTATGCTTTTATGGATAATATCTACCATTTCCCCCTAAAATCAGCCAATCTAAATTTGTCACTCACAACTACAACTGATATATTAATTTCCTTCTTCCTCCTTCTCAGATTCTTCCTCCTGGTTGGCGAGATATGCAGCCCTGCTCTTAGTCAAGGAAAGTATCACGATAACAGCACTTATAGTTGCTACGAGACTATAAGTGAACATAAATATGAAGATTACAAATGTCGTCTTGCTAAATCTAAATTCTGACGGGCTCAGCGATGCATAAATGTAAATAACCAAAGTATAGAAAAGAGCAACAAAAAGTATAAACAGCGTCAATTTATAATAGGCTATTAATTGACTAAAATATTTGCCAGCTTTTTCTAAAAACGCAACAAACGAATTATCCGGAAAAGAAATAATAACGGCTAGGCTAGCGAAAAAGATAGAAAATAAGATTGACAAAACGGAAATAGCGGTGCCATAAATAGAAATATAAATTGCTGATGAAATATTATCAGGGACATAGCAAATCGCAGCAAACATGGCAATTAAACCTAGAATGGTATCCCATGTCAAAACTATGTCACTTATTCTTTTCATTTATTCTATTATTAATTTCCTGTAATATATCAAAAGGATTACGGCTTTTCGGGTCAATAGTTACGCTCCTTTGCTTGTCAGATTTCTGAGAACTAATCCTTACTGCATTACCACTTTTATCAATCCCCCTGGCCTGCCCTTTTCCGTAACCGATGTCAGCGTAAGTAGAGTTTTCCTTTATTTCCTTATCTTTTACGTTTAATCCGCCGGGCTTAGCCTTATACTTAGTGTATTTTACTTTAACGTTTTGTTCCTTTAAAACGTTATCAATTTCCTCGATTACTTTTGAAGGAAACGGGTTTGTAGGAAAAATTGTTAATTCGAGTTCCAAAACTTCTTGAAGATCTGACAGCCGATTGAAAAAACTATACTGGTCAGATACCGGATAAGCTTCGCAATTGAAGGTAGCACGGATTAAAACTTTAGAAATCAAATCATTAAACTTAACGATAAAGGAGTTTTTATTTAAATGACTTTTGGATTCTGTATAAAGCAAAAAATTTTCCTTAAACTCGATTACAAAATGGGACTCTGATAATATCCGATCCGGTACAATTACCGAATCAGTGGTTAGCTCTTCTACATTCGCAACTTTTTCCTTCCTGTCAGCATACTTTACTATCTTACCATAAAGATACGACTCACCTTCAATTATTTCCCTACTTACATCCGCAAACATAAATTTGCTCCCCTGAGAAGTAACAGACGTGGCAATTTTCATTCCTTCTTCCAAAACTTCAATTCGAGAACCGCTAAGAACTGCCTCTTCCGGCAACAAAGAATAGATTGTATCAAAAAAATTTAATTTCGCGTAGTAAAATTCCATGAATAATAAGAGGGTAAGTTTAAAAATCTATATTAAGATGCTATTGTAGCCAATGGTTTTATTTTATCTATTCTCAACATCCTTTTTAAGCAATATGTAAACTCTATTAATTACCATCAGAGTTGTAAATAGCAGAAGTAAAAGCAAATAAAAAGTCACAAAATCCTGAACATGTCTTGGATCTAACCAATAATTTTTATCTGGAATTTCAATAGCGTCGAAAAACAAGACCAGGACAATAAACACCGAAAGAACAATGCAAAAAGAGATGTTTGAGTGAATTTCTCTGATAAACCTCTTCTTTAATTCCGTATTTTGTCCTGTCTGTGAATCCTTTTGTATTTTGTCGAATTGGCTATAGATTATTGCTAATAAATTAAATAGAAAGCCTCCAAAAATGCTTACCGCTGAAATTAAATTACTCAATTGCAACTTTATACTAAAGCCGAGCCTTACAAAGATGGACGATAAGACTAATGGCAAAAAAATAAAGATAACACAATCGTTAATAGACATGTTTTTAGAGCCATCATCAATGCGCCTAAGTGTGGCAAAGTGATCACAAATAATTTTCCAAATATCAATTCTAGCCAGCATCTATGGGACGTAGATTTAGTATTTCATCAAGTAATTCCTGTGATTGTAGCAGCATTGATTCTGTTGTAGGACGTCCATTTTCAAACTGGATTTGTGCAGTTACATCAATATCTGGTTGTGCTTTGTCCTGGTTGGCAAGATAGAACTTCTTAGTCTTTCCGCGCAACTTCAGCTCGAATTCGATGTGTCCTATATCATTATCAGCTACTTCAACCATAAAATTATCTGGATTCCTGTATCGTTGACCAATGAAGCTTTTAAAAGCATCTGGAAGACCCGCCTTTGAAGTCATTACAGTCCTGATTGTTCCCTTAACTTCTCTGGGAGTCTGGTTATCCGCGTACCATTGTTCTAAGGTGGGAGGCAAAAACCGCTTAACGATTTCAACTTTTGTTAAACGTCCATGCTCCATAAACTCATTAAAGATTCTTCCATGTAGAGCGTTATCCAAAACAATTCTATAATCTGCATATCCTAATCGTTGGATATAATTATTTATTGCTCGATCAAGTAAACCCTTTATTCCGAATTTCGCACGTTTCTCGAGGACTACACCTGCCCTATTTGAAAGATGAGGAAGTTTGAAGTAAAAAAACATTTTACGAAAAGTGGCATGTCTATCCGTTACATCCATTACCGTCTGATTATTTTCTAATTCCACTACCTCAAAGTTATCTCCACTGATTCCAGATTTAAAATATCCATAAATTTCACGATTCTCAACATCTACTGTTGGAGGAGCTTCTAAGGTTAAATATAGTGGCACTTCGTTTTCAGCACCCGGAATCTCAAATCTATTCTGGAATATTTCCATTAAAAATCTATTCAGAATATCGAAGAAGTCATCCGCGCCATTAAACCGATCTATCAATTGTAAATCTTTTCCACGGTTTAAGATTTTTAAAGAAAACGTTGCTAAATAAATTTTCATGAACGATTGAATATCAGATTTATTAAAATGACAGCTGGATAGTTATTATTATCTTATCAGCATGATAACCTTTGAGAAGAATCGCAGTTATCAATTACTGAAAGCTGATTCGCTTTTGACGATTTGCGTTTATTGAAATCTCTGAAGGCTTAATAATTATTCCTTTAAACGCGCTATGCTGTTTAAGCTGGCTAAAATCATTCGTTGCTTCAATGTGCTTAGAAAGTTCTGCTTTTCCCGAAAAAGGAAAAGATAAAGCAGAAGTGGGGGCAAGAAGTAAATTCATTAACATCAGTTGTTGGAGAGTAATCCACAATAACATTAGATTTTATTTCAATACCAAATTATTTTATTTAACGGATATTATAAACTTACTTAGAAAAAAATAAAATTTATCTATAATTAAAGTTCTTTGATCAAAAGGTCAACGCTGTTTCAAGACTCATTTAAACTAAGAACTTTAATCACTTAATCTTAACTTTCTGCGCATCCGCCAAAGTCGCTGAGATCTTCTATTTCTCCGGTAGAATTACTTTGAATAATAAAAGGAGTTGACACCTTAGGATCATAAACAATACCTAATTCACTAGGATCAATTATCCTCCATAATTTTCGCTTTTTGCTCTTCTGAGAGCTCTGAGTACTCTAAACCACCATTAGACATCTTAATAAAATTTATTGTTGTGATATTGATTTTCGTAAAGTCCTGAGAAAACAGAAAGCAAACCGTACTTTCCAGCGTCCACACAATGCCCGTTTTTTTCGTACGTTACCTTTGTCTTTTGATCTATTGCCTTTTCCTTGATAAAACCTCCATTCGGATTTTCGATGGTCATTTGAATATCCTTTATGAATTTGGGACAATTTATTTCATCTATAATTATCTGCACCTGGGAACGATCCCGAAGAGTCCCTGAAAAAATATCATTTATAAATTTTCTGACAAACTCATTGAAAAATTGCTTTTTATATACCCTATCGGAACTATTATGTAGGTAGGGAGCCAAAGTAGAACGGACTGAATTAAAAGCTTTTTTATCCCCAAAGCCCGGAATTTTATTCTCGCCAGAAGCATCCCCGCAATAACTTACCGGAATTTTCCCGTAGGTCTTTGGGTACTTATCAATCCAAGCCTTGCAAACGTCCTCTGCTGTATTTTTAGGATGAGGTAAACAAAATTCGTCATAAAATCTTACCTGATATCCCTCAGGAATTTGCACAACTTGGAAACAAAGTAAGGTCATGTAAGGCCACACGTTAAAATCAAACGTCAAATAGGTTGCCACATTTGGCAAATAATCTACTTTTTGAACATGAGAGGAATAATCAAAGTTATAAATCCATTCATGACCATTTGATTCAACATACTCCCAGTCTCCATCTACAAAACGTTGATAGTTTAATGAAGTCATGTTTTGCTTTAAACCGACATAATATGAGTTGGGAACCTTTGGATTGTCTGTTATTTTAGCTGGGATATAAACCCAGCCCTCTTTAATCCATCCTTCAGGTGATCTATTTTGAATGTATTTGTCGTACAATTCTGTTTTAACCCAGTTTTTTGTAGGATTACAGGTAGCCGAAACGATTGATCTAGGCTTTTTCCCGAATATACTTGGCTCCGCATTTAACCATGAACCAGCGCGTTCAAAACATTTATTTAAAGTTTGTTCTTGAAATTCTGATAGCTCATCTAAAAAGAAACCATTAGCTTCCAACCCGTGGAATCTATTCATATCCTTATCCTGAGAATAGCTTTCAGCAAAGAGCTGCACAACAGAGCCATTATCAAAAGTAAAAGTCAGTTCCGACCTGTTTACTTTCACAACATGTTCTCTGATTCCATCCATAGAATAAAAATGACTTACCGTTGGCAATAGATTCGTAACAATCTTTGGACGGTCTGATCTCATGATTACCCATCTTGAATTAGGATAAGCCATTGCAAATAATGCGGCTTCAATAGCTAGTTTTGCCGTTTTTGCTCCGCGTATTGCTCCTCCATATAACTGAAAGCTTATTCTCGGGTCTTGCCACCTCAAAATGGCTTCTTTTTGTTTATTCGTCAGC
The nucleotide sequence above comes from Dyadobacter subterraneus. Encoded proteins:
- a CDS encoding patatin-like phospholipase family protein, encoding MARPPKFKILAIDGGGIRGVVPLQVIRYIESVTKKEIHQSFDLIAGTSTGGILSSALTIQDKNSVEADTRKYTLDKLESIYKDRGKEIFPAPSKFVKWYTFCKSWIQPQFDPKGLNEVLKEYFGEERISNCLKPIFIASYDIHRNKPVFFTYREASLFADRNPTLVEIARATSAAPTYFPTYDFHYASERLICIDGGIYMNNPSLGVLVEVLGNADYKHYKLNNKVLQMKDIALLSLGTGHTNSLVDGIRANGWGKFRWIKPVIDLSTNGPVKVIDNQIETIFKSFSLDSNYLRVDIYIKNRYSEMSDVRDSTIDYLIKEAQSQILNNDTMRSKIDIFLREAGLID
- a CDS encoding terminase family protein — translated: MELTNKQKEAILRWQDPRISFQLYGGAIRGAKTAKLAIEAALFAMAYPNSRWVIMRSDRPKIVTNLLPTVSHFYSMDGIREHVVKVNRSELTFTFDNGSVVQLFAESYSQDKDMNRFHGLEANGFFLDELSEFQEQTLNKCFERAGSWLNAEPSIFGKKPRSIVSATCNPTKNWVKTELYDKYIQNRSPEGWIKEGWVYIPAKITDNPKVPNSYYVGLKQNMTSLNYQRFVDGDWEYVESNGHEWIYNFDYSSHVQKVDYLPNVATYLTFDFNVWPYMTLLCFQVVQIPEGYQVRFYDEFCLPHPKNTAEDVCKAWIDKYPKTYGKIPVSYCGDASGENKIPGFGDKKAFNSVRSTLAPYLHNSSDRVYKKQFFNEFVRKFINDIFSGTLRDRSQVQIIIDEINCPKFIKDIQMTIENPNGGFIKEKAIDQKTKVTYEKNGHCVDAGKYGLLSVFSGLYENQYHNNKFY